A DNA window from Labrys wisconsinensis contains the following coding sequences:
- a CDS encoding BMP family ABC transporter substrate-binding protein, which produces MISNGLSRRRFLQGTAAGLALGALPLGARAAADLTVGVVYVGARDDFGWNQAHAVAIAALKAVPGVKVVEEENVAETDAVSKSMESMINLDGASLILATSFGYYQPFVVDLARKYPDVTFRHAAPLWDKDKDPKNAGSYFAFLDQAHYIDGVAAGAASKSGKLGFVAAKPIGVVLRNINSFLVGARSVNPAATVQVIFTGDWSLPVREAEATNALVDAGCDLITCHVDGPKVVIQTAEGRGVKTCGHNASQAPLAPKGFVTGAEYKWETIYKDFAAKLAKGESLPNITFGGYDLDMVQNTPFGAGADEKTIKAATDAIAALKAKAPIFKGPVKDNKGNVVLPDAAYDNMAPVLNGMTYLIDGVIGSTT; this is translated from the coding sequence ATGATCAGCAACGGTTTATCCCGCCGGCGCTTCCTGCAGGGCACGGCCGCGGGCCTGGCGCTCGGCGCTCTGCCGCTCGGGGCGCGGGCCGCCGCCGACCTGACGGTCGGCGTGGTCTATGTCGGCGCGCGCGACGATTTCGGCTGGAACCAGGCGCATGCGGTGGCGATCGCGGCCCTGAAGGCCGTGCCCGGGGTCAAGGTGGTCGAGGAGGAGAACGTGGCGGAGACGGACGCCGTCTCCAAGTCGATGGAATCGATGATCAACCTCGACGGCGCCAGCCTGATCCTCGCGACCTCCTTCGGCTATTACCAGCCCTTCGTCGTCGACCTCGCCCGCAAATATCCCGACGTCACCTTCCGCCACGCCGCGCCGCTGTGGGACAAGGACAAGGACCCGAAGAACGCCGGCTCCTATTTCGCCTTCCTGGACCAGGCGCACTATATCGACGGCGTCGCGGCCGGCGCCGCCTCCAAGTCCGGCAAGCTCGGCTTCGTCGCCGCCAAGCCGATCGGCGTGGTGCTGCGCAACATCAACTCCTTCCTGGTCGGGGCGCGCAGCGTCAATCCGGCCGCCACCGTGCAGGTGATCTTCACCGGCGACTGGTCGCTGCCGGTGCGCGAGGCCGAGGCCACCAACGCGCTGGTCGATGCGGGCTGCGACCTCATCACCTGCCATGTCGACGGGCCCAAGGTGGTGATCCAGACGGCGGAGGGGCGAGGCGTCAAGACCTGCGGCCATAACGCCTCGCAGGCCCCGCTCGCCCCCAAGGGCTTCGTCACCGGCGCCGAGTACAAGTGGGAGACGATCTACAAGGACTTCGCCGCCAAGCTCGCCAAGGGCGAGAGCCTGCCGAACATCACCTTCGGCGGCTACGACCTCGACATGGTGCAGAACACGCCCTTCGGCGCCGGCGCCGACGAGAAGACCATCAAGGCCGCCACCGACGCCATCGCCGCGCTGAAGGCCAAGGCGCCGATCTTCAAGGGCCCGGTCAAGGACAACAAGGGCAATGTCGTGCTGCCCGACGCCGCCTACGACAACATGGCGCCGGTGCTGAACGGCATGACCTACCTCATCGACGGGGTGATCGGCTCGACGACGTGA
- a CDS encoding GntR family transcriptional regulator, with translation MGKLTKAQAIHQAIADDIVHGRLPPGAPLDETSIAEAFGVSRTPIREALRHLEAIGLVEARARRSAVVASVGDEQLDDMFAVMAELEALCARWSALTMTAGERRGLEAIQEASGRLVVAGDREAYIEANNQFHEAIYRGAHNGFLQDLTLSVRQRLAPFRRAQFETLGRLAVSHREHGRVTTAILRGDAESAAREMRTHLAVVRNRVDEVTHMGQRELT, from the coding sequence ATGGGCAAGCTCACCAAGGCGCAGGCCATCCACCAGGCGATCGCCGACGACATCGTGCATGGCCGCCTGCCGCCGGGAGCGCCCCTGGACGAGACGTCGATCGCCGAGGCCTTCGGCGTCTCGCGCACGCCGATCCGCGAGGCGCTGCGCCATCTCGAGGCGATCGGCCTGGTCGAGGCGCGAGCCCGCCGCAGCGCGGTGGTGGCCAGCGTCGGCGACGAGCAGCTCGACGACATGTTCGCGGTCATGGCGGAGCTGGAGGCGCTGTGCGCGCGCTGGTCGGCCCTGACCATGACGGCCGGGGAGCGCCGCGGGCTGGAGGCGATCCAGGAGGCCAGCGGCCGGCTGGTCGTGGCCGGCGACCGCGAAGCCTATATCGAGGCCAACAACCAGTTCCACGAGGCGATCTATCGCGGCGCCCATAACGGCTTCCTGCAGGACCTCACCTTGTCGGTGCGCCAGCGCCTGGCCCCCTTCCGGCGGGCCCAGTTCGAGACGCTCGGGCGCCTGGCCGTGTCGCATCGCGAGCACGGACGGGTGACCACGGCGATCCTGCGCGGCGACGCGGAGAGCGCCGCCCGCGAAATGCGCACCCATCTCGCCGTGGTGCGCAACCGCGTCGACGAGGTCACGCATATGGGCCAGCGCGAGCTGACCTAG
- the atzF gene encoding allophanate hydrolase, producing the protein MPMVPASFDIASLHAAYRAGLDPVRVVEAAFARIAAADDPGIFISLAEKSSALAAAAALGPFDPAAKPLWGIPFAVKDNIDVAGLPTTAACPAYLYQPAESAAAVQRLVEAGAIPIGKTNLDQFATGLVGVRTPYPVPRNPFDAGIIPGGSSSGSAVAVARGLVSFALGTDTAGSGRVPAGLNNLVGLKPSLGTVPVHGVVPACKSLDCVSVFALTVADAWVAYAVMAGADPRDPWSKPAPAGAPGAVPPGLRIGVPDAAGRRFDGDGLSERAFDGLVAGDLAAFGGRVRTVDLTPLFEVANLLYGGAWVAERYQAIRGFFEASPEALHPVTRHIIGGATALSAADAFAGLYRLRELAAASEALWRDIDVLVVPTLPRPYRLAELEADPIGPNTQLGVYTNFVNLLNLCALAVPGRFREDGFPAGVTLIAPAGKDALLASIGARLQAASGTPLGATGLPQPPLPDRPAAALPGEVEIVVVGAHLSGMALNHELTAPGGRFLRQARTAASYRLYALAGAPPRRPGLVRCGAGEGHAIAVEVWALPAEGFGRFVAAVPAPLAIGTVLLEDGAAAKGFLCETAATAGAEDISAHGGWRAFVETRAA; encoded by the coding sequence ATGCCCATGGTCCCCGCTTCCTTCGACATCGCCAGCCTGCACGCCGCCTATCGCGCCGGCCTCGATCCGGTCCGCGTCGTCGAGGCGGCGTTCGCGCGCATCGCGGCGGCGGACGATCCCGGCATCTTCATCAGCCTGGCGGAGAAGAGTTCAGCGCTGGCGGCAGCCGCGGCGCTCGGCCCGTTCGACCCCGCGGCAAAGCCGCTCTGGGGCATCCCTTTTGCGGTGAAGGACAATATCGACGTGGCGGGCCTGCCGACCACGGCCGCCTGCCCGGCCTATCTCTACCAGCCCGCCGAGAGCGCGGCGGCGGTGCAGCGCCTGGTCGAGGCCGGGGCCATCCCGATCGGCAAGACCAATCTCGACCAGTTCGCCACCGGCCTCGTCGGCGTGCGCACGCCCTATCCCGTGCCGCGCAACCCGTTCGACGCCGGCATCATCCCGGGCGGCTCGAGCTCGGGCTCGGCGGTCGCCGTGGCGCGCGGCCTGGTCTCCTTCGCGCTCGGCACCGACACCGCCGGCTCGGGCCGGGTGCCGGCCGGCCTCAACAACCTGGTCGGGCTGAAGCCGAGCCTCGGCACCGTGCCGGTGCACGGCGTGGTGCCGGCCTGCAAGTCGCTGGATTGCGTCTCGGTGTTCGCGCTGACGGTCGCCGATGCCTGGGTCGCCTATGCCGTCATGGCCGGGGCCGATCCGCGCGATCCCTGGTCGAAGCCGGCGCCGGCCGGCGCGCCCGGCGCCGTGCCGCCGGGGCTGCGCATCGGCGTGCCCGATGCGGCGGGCCGGCGCTTCGACGGCGACGGCTTGTCCGAGCGCGCCTTCGACGGGCTGGTCGCGGGCGATCTCGCCGCGTTCGGCGGGCGGGTCCGCACCGTCGACCTCACGCCGCTCTTCGAGGTGGCGAACCTGCTCTATGGCGGCGCCTGGGTGGCCGAGCGCTACCAGGCGATCCGCGGCTTCTTCGAAGCTTCGCCCGAGGCGCTGCATCCCGTCACCCGGCACATCATCGGCGGCGCCACGGCGCTCTCGGCCGCCGACGCCTTCGCCGGGCTCTACCGCCTGCGCGAGCTGGCCGCGGCGAGCGAGGCGCTCTGGCGCGATATCGACGTGCTGGTCGTGCCGACCCTGCCGCGGCCCTATCGCCTCGCCGAGCTGGAGGCCGATCCGATCGGCCCGAACACGCAGCTCGGCGTGTATACAAATTTCGTCAACCTGCTCAATCTGTGTGCATTGGCCGTTCCCGGCCGGTTCCGCGAGGACGGCTTCCCCGCCGGCGTGACCTTGATCGCGCCGGCCGGGAAGGACGCGCTGCTCGCCTCGATCGGGGCGCGGCTGCAGGCGGCGTCGGGCACGCCGCTCGGCGCCACCGGCCTGCCGCAGCCCCCGCTCCCGGACCGGCCCGCGGCGGCGCTGCCCGGCGAGGTCGAGATCGTGGTGGTCGGCGCCCACCTCTCCGGCATGGCGCTGAACCATGAGCTGACCGCGCCGGGCGGCCGCTTCCTGCGCCAGGCCCGCACCGCGGCGTCCTATCGCCTCTATGCCCTCGCCGGCGCGCCGCCGCGCCGGCCGGGCCTGGTGCGCTGCGGGGCGGGGGAGGGCCACGCCATCGCGGTGGAGGTCTGGGCCCTGCCGGCCGAGGGCTTCGGGCGCTTCGTCGCGGCCGTGCCCGCGCCGCTCGCCATCGGCACGGTGCTGCTGGAGGATGGGGCGGCCGCCAAGGGCTTCCTGTGCGAGACGGCGGCGACCGCGGGGGCCGAGGACATCTCGGCCCATGGCGGCTGGCGGGCCTTCGTCGAGACGCGGGCCGCCTGA
- a CDS encoding aspartate aminotransferase family protein: MTLHQTNLTTAELRAIDAAHHLHPFTDTKGLNAEGARVIVKSKGVHLWDSEGNTIIDGMSGLWNVNVGYGREEIIDAVARQMRELPYYNTFFKTTHLPAIELARLLAEVTPPGFNRVFFTGSGSESNDTIIRMVRHYWAALDKPEKKIIVARHNGYHGSTMGGASLGGMKPMHAQGGLPIPGIVHIAQPYWYGEGGDQSPEAFGLWAARELERTLDEIGADKVAAFIGEPVQGAGGVVIPPATYWPEIQRICRERDILLISDEVICGFGRTGAWFGCQHFGYEPDIMAMAKGISSGYLPIGGVMVSDKVAEVIANAGDFNHGYTYSGHPAACAAAIANIRILLDEKIVDRVRDDIGPYMQKQWLALADHPMVGEARMVGLVGALELTPNKATRAAWPAEIGTVGTITRDISFRNGLVMRATRDVMIIAPPLVISHEEVDDLVRITRKTLDEAWAEAKHRGYV, translated from the coding sequence ATGACCTTGCATCAGACCAACCTGACGACCGCCGAGCTCCGCGCCATCGATGCCGCGCACCACCTGCACCCCTTCACCGACACCAAGGGCCTCAACGCCGAGGGCGCGCGCGTCATCGTCAAATCCAAGGGCGTGCACCTCTGGGATTCGGAGGGCAACACGATCATCGACGGCATGTCGGGGCTGTGGAACGTCAATGTCGGCTACGGCCGCGAGGAGATCATCGACGCCGTCGCCCGCCAGATGCGCGAGCTGCCCTATTACAACACCTTCTTCAAGACGACCCATCTGCCGGCGATCGAGCTCGCGCGCCTGCTCGCCGAGGTGACGCCGCCCGGCTTCAACCGGGTGTTCTTCACCGGCTCGGGCTCCGAATCCAACGACACCATCATCCGCATGGTCCGCCACTATTGGGCAGCGCTGGACAAGCCGGAGAAGAAGATCATCGTCGCGCGCCACAACGGCTATCACGGCTCGACCATGGGCGGGGCCTCGCTCGGCGGCATGAAGCCGATGCACGCCCAGGGCGGCCTGCCGATCCCCGGCATCGTCCATATCGCCCAGCCCTACTGGTACGGCGAGGGCGGCGACCAGAGCCCGGAGGCCTTCGGCCTGTGGGCGGCGCGTGAGCTCGAGCGCACCTTGGACGAGATCGGCGCCGACAAGGTCGCCGCCTTCATCGGCGAGCCGGTGCAGGGCGCCGGCGGTGTCGTCATCCCGCCCGCCACCTATTGGCCGGAGATCCAGCGCATCTGCCGCGAGCGCGACATCCTGCTGATCTCCGACGAGGTGATCTGCGGCTTCGGGCGCACCGGCGCGTGGTTCGGCTGCCAGCATTTCGGCTACGAGCCCGACATCATGGCCATGGCCAAGGGCATCTCGTCGGGCTACCTGCCGATCGGCGGCGTCATGGTGTCGGACAAGGTTGCCGAGGTCATCGCCAATGCCGGCGACTTCAACCACGGCTACACCTATTCCGGCCATCCCGCCGCCTGCGCCGCGGCGATCGCCAATATCCGCATCCTGCTCGACGAAAAGATCGTCGACCGGGTGCGGGACGACATCGGCCCGTACATGCAGAAGCAGTGGCTGGCGCTGGCGGACCACCCCATGGTCGGCGAGGCCCGCATGGTCGGCCTGGTCGGGGCGCTGGAGCTCACCCCCAACAAGGCGACGCGGGCCGCCTGGCCGGCCGAGATCGGCACGGTCGGCACCATCACCCGCGACATCTCCTTCCGCAACGGCCTGGTGATGCGCGCCACGCGCGACGTGATGATCATCGCCCCGCCGCTGGTGATCAGCCACGAGGAGGTCGACGACCTCGTGCGCATCACCCGCAAGACCCTGGACGAGGCCTGGGCCGAGGCGAAGCACCGCGGCTATGTCTGA
- a CDS encoding Fic family protein — MYIWQQAGWPGFRWDDAALLTPLATARLKQGHLLGRMRGLGFNLQLEAQLQALTEDVVKTSEIEGEILDHDSVRSSLARRLGIPAAAVAPSDRRTDSVVDMMLDAVGGFDRPLTAERLFGWQAALFPTGYSGLSKVRVGDWRDDTNGPMQVVSGPIGREKVHYEAPPAPRIPAEMDAFLAWFAAPPATDGLLRAALAHLWFVTIHPFDDGNGRVARAVADQALAQSESSPQRFYSMSSQIWRERAGYYAILEHTQKGGLDVTPWLAWFLACFSRAIDGAEADASGVLRKADFWRHHGPVSMNDRQRSILNRFLDGFEGKLTARKWAILGKCSPASAQRDIVDLVEKGVLLRNPGGSKNTSYTLGRLAAPSAAADAANHRDHTP; from the coding sequence ATGTATATCTGGCAGCAGGCGGGCTGGCCGGGCTTTCGATGGGACGATGCGGCTCTGCTGACGCCGCTGGCGACGGCGCGGCTGAAGCAGGGACACCTGCTCGGCCGCATGCGCGGTCTCGGTTTCAATCTCCAGCTCGAGGCGCAGCTACAGGCCCTGACGGAGGATGTCGTGAAGACGTCGGAAATCGAGGGCGAAATCCTCGATCACGACAGTGTCCGGTCATCGCTCGCCAGACGGCTGGGCATTCCCGCCGCGGCGGTAGCTCCGTCGGACCGTCGCACGGACAGCGTCGTCGACATGATGCTCGATGCCGTCGGTGGCTTTGACAGGCCGCTGACCGCCGAGCGCCTGTTCGGCTGGCAAGCCGCTCTCTTTCCCACCGGCTATTCCGGCCTGTCGAAGGTCAGGGTCGGGGACTGGCGCGACGATACGAACGGACCGATGCAGGTGGTCTCCGGTCCCATAGGCCGTGAGAAGGTCCACTATGAGGCGCCGCCAGCCCCGCGCATCCCGGCGGAGATGGACGCCTTCCTGGCCTGGTTTGCCGCGCCCCCTGCGACGGACGGGCTGCTGCGTGCGGCTCTCGCCCATCTGTGGTTCGTGACCATCCACCCCTTCGACGACGGCAACGGCCGCGTCGCCCGCGCCGTCGCCGACCAGGCACTGGCCCAGTCGGAAAGCTCGCCGCAGCGCTTCTACAGCATGTCGAGCCAGATCTGGCGCGAGCGCGCCGGTTACTATGCCATCCTCGAACACACCCAGAAAGGCGGCCTGGACGTGACGCCCTGGCTGGCCTGGTTCCTGGCCTGCTTCTCGCGCGCGATCGATGGCGCCGAGGCCGATGCGTCCGGGGTCTTGCGCAAAGCCGACTTCTGGCGTCACCACGGGCCGGTCTCCATGAACGATCGCCAGCGATCGATCCTGAACCGTTTCCTCGATGGCTTCGAAGGCAAGCTCACCGCTCGGAAATGGGCCATCCTCGGGAAGTGCTCGCCGGCATCGGCACAGCGCGACATCGTCGATCTCGTCGAAAAGGGCGTGCTTCTGCGCAATCCAGGCGGCAGCAAGAACACCAGCTACACCCTCGGCCGTCTCGCCGCGCCGAGTGCGGCGGCCGACGCTGCGAACCACCGGGACCATACGCCATGA
- a CDS encoding aspartate aminotransferase family protein, whose protein sequence is MTDAPERLAGIDLARADALYAEEYARYAAARPRSRALAERLADGFHDGVPMHWMRDWPTPFPMAVAEARGAGITDVDGHRLADFCLGDTGSMFGHSPEPVARAIAAQASRGLTTMLPTPQAAEVGRLLRQRFGLPHWQIATTATDANRFALRVARAVTGRAKILVFHGCYHGSVDETFVRLIDGRPAHRPGILGQVVDLTQNTAVVEFNDVPALERALRRQDIACVIAEPVMTNSAMVLPRPGFHQALRRLTRETGTLLLIDETHTISTGPGGYTGRHGLEPDLFVLGKPIAGGVPASVWGFTDDVARRFDAARAASPGHSGMGTTLSANALALAAMHATLTEVMTERAYAHMERLAEALDAGLAAAIRRAGLPWHVARIGARVEIVFAPQPLVNGSEAEATHIAPLERALHLALLNRGVLIAPFHNMMLVSPATSEADVDALVRAFGEVTGALVA, encoded by the coding sequence ATGACCGATGCACCAGAGCGCCTCGCCGGCATCGACCTCGCCCGCGCGGACGCCCTCTACGCCGAGGAATACGCCCGCTACGCCGCCGCCCGGCCGCGCTCGCGTGCCCTGGCGGAGAGGCTGGCGGACGGCTTCCACGACGGCGTGCCGATGCACTGGATGCGGGACTGGCCGACGCCGTTCCCGATGGCGGTGGCCGAGGCCCGCGGCGCCGGCATCACCGACGTCGACGGCCACCGCCTCGCCGATTTCTGCCTGGGCGACACCGGCTCGATGTTCGGCCATTCGCCCGAGCCGGTCGCCCGCGCCATCGCCGCGCAGGCGAGCCGCGGGCTGACCACCATGCTGCCGACGCCGCAGGCCGCCGAGGTCGGCCGCCTGCTCCGCCAGCGCTTCGGCCTGCCGCACTGGCAGATCGCCACCACCGCCACCGACGCCAACCGCTTCGCGCTGCGCGTCGCCCGCGCCGTCACCGGGCGGGCGAAGATCCTGGTGTTCCACGGCTGCTATCACGGCTCGGTCGACGAGACCTTCGTGCGGCTGATCGACGGGCGGCCTGCGCACCGGCCGGGCATTCTCGGCCAGGTCGTCGACCTGACGCAGAACACCGCCGTCGTCGAGTTCAACGACGTGCCGGCCCTCGAACGGGCCCTGCGCCGGCAGGACATCGCGTGCGTCATCGCCGAGCCGGTCATGACCAACTCGGCCATGGTCCTGCCGCGGCCGGGCTTCCACCAGGCCCTGCGCCGGCTGACCCGCGAGACCGGCACGCTGCTCCTGATCGACGAGACCCACACCATCTCCACCGGACCCGGCGGCTATACCGGCCGGCACGGGCTCGAGCCGGACCTGTTCGTGCTCGGCAAGCCGATCGCCGGCGGCGTGCCGGCTTCGGTCTGGGGCTTCACCGATGACGTCGCCAGGCGCTTCGACGCGGCCCGGGCCGCCTCGCCGGGCCATTCCGGCATGGGCACGACGCTCTCGGCCAATGCCCTCGCCCTCGCCGCCATGCACGCGACGCTGACCGAGGTGATGACGGAGCGCGCCTATGCCCATATGGAGCGCCTGGCCGAAGCCCTCGATGCCGGCCTCGCCGCGGCGATCCGGCGCGCCGGCCTGCCCTGGCACGTGGCGCGGATCGGGGCGCGGGTGGAGATCGTCTTCGCCCCGCAGCCGCTGGTGAACGGCAGCGAGGCCGAGGCCACCCATATTGCGCCGCTGGAGCGGGCGCTGCACCTCGCCTTGCTGAACCGCGGCGTCCTGATCGCGCCCTTCCACAACATGATGCTGGTCTCGCCGGCGACGAGCGAGGCGGACGTGGACGCCCTGGTGCGGGCGTTCGGGGAGGTGACCGGAGCCCTGGTAGCCTAA
- a CDS encoding tetratricopeptide repeat protein, which produces MRQRLLFITVAIGLGVLNLNRWARAAAEGNWGEPLGEILTSVSVLYGLYALSMSFKRRATKRRSDESKLSIIALAVFVTTFAAWSDRAIAQSQPAPAADEVTCRQPLGGTRSIEACDRLVSSKRFNGHALAVILNDRGLLYFRNGDAQRALVDYDSAIAADPGLGTAHYNRGLALARLDRLGQAIDSFGEAGKLVPDRAVIWHSRGMAQTMTGNFAAAMADFDRAIGLDPKMALAWGYRGIAHVRLGEVEKGIADLKEALRLDPKNPTIAGALEDAETALAKR; this is translated from the coding sequence GTGAGGCAGCGTCTGCTCTTCATTACAGTCGCTATTGGCTTGGGGGTGTTGAACCTCAACCGATGGGCCCGCGCCGCGGCGGAAGGGAACTGGGGCGAACCGCTTGGCGAAATCCTGACATCCGTGTCGGTGCTCTATGGCCTATACGCGCTATCCATGTCCTTCAAGCGGCGCGCAACTAAACGAAGGTCAGACGAATCGAAGCTATCCATCATTGCGCTGGCGGTTTTCGTCACGACATTTGCCGCTTGGAGCGACCGTGCGATAGCGCAATCTCAGCCCGCGCCTGCGGCGGATGAGGTGACCTGTCGACAGCCCTTGGGGGGCACACGGTCGATCGAGGCCTGCGATAGACTGGTTTCGTCGAAGCGCTTCAACGGGCATGCACTGGCGGTAATCCTGAATGATCGCGGCCTGCTCTATTTCAGGAATGGAGATGCCCAGCGCGCTCTTGTCGATTACGATTCGGCGATCGCAGCTGACCCCGGGCTCGGCACAGCTCATTACAATCGCGGTCTCGCGCTCGCCCGGCTCGACCGCCTGGGGCAGGCGATCGACAGCTTTGGAGAAGCAGGAAAGCTCGTGCCCGATCGGGCGGTGATCTGGCACAGTCGCGGGATGGCCCAGACGATGACGGGCAACTTTGCCGCTGCAATGGCAGATTTCGATCGCGCCATCGGTTTGGATCCGAAGATGGCGTTGGCCTGGGGCTACCGAGGCATCGCGCATGTGCGTCTTGGCGAGGTTGAGAAAGGTATCGCCGACCTGAAGGAAGCACTTCGTCTCGATCCTAAAAATCCAACGATCGCGGGGGCATTGGAAGATGCGGAAACTGCGCTCGCCAAGCGATAG
- a CDS encoding IS5 family transposase, which yields MWTPATRWQHSRAGLRYETDLTDAEWRLVVPLLPAPKQTGRPLSWPLREIVNAIFYVMRGGVAWRLLPSDLPPKSTAYRWFAAWRDKGVFEALNHALLMIDRERSGRSASPSACIIDSQSVKTSEAGGPRGYDAGKKVMGRKRHALVDTDGRGLVLFAHPASVQDRDGAVPLLAASRRQFPFIEKVFADAGYQGPRVATATRIAVEIVRRKPDQIGFAVQPRRWVVERFFAWINRNRRLWKDAEATIASATAFLHAAAAMVLIRRIARNS from the coding sequence ATGTGGACCCCAGCCACTCGCTGGCAGCATAGTCGCGCGGGGCTTCGATACGAAACGGATTTGACGGATGCGGAGTGGCGGCTGGTCGTGCCGCTGTTGCCGGCCCCGAAACAGACGGGACGTCCCCTGTCCTGGCCTCTGCGCGAGATCGTCAACGCGATCTTCTACGTGATGCGCGGGGGCGTAGCTTGGCGGCTTCTCCCTAGCGACCTTCCACCGAAGAGCACGGCCTATCGCTGGTTTGCAGCCTGGCGAGACAAGGGCGTGTTCGAGGCGCTGAACCACGCACTGCTGATGATCGATCGGGAACGCAGCGGGCGGTCGGCCTCGCCGAGCGCCTGCATCATCGACAGCCAGAGCGTGAAGACCAGCGAGGCGGGAGGACCGCGCGGCTACGACGCCGGCAAGAAGGTCATGGGCCGCAAGCGCCACGCCCTCGTCGACACCGATGGGCGTGGTCTCGTCCTGTTCGCCCATCCTGCCAGCGTGCAGGATCGAGATGGCGCAGTTCCGTTGCTCGCAGCCTCGCGGAGGCAGTTCCCGTTCATCGAAAAAGTCTTTGCCGACGCAGGCTATCAGGGACCGCGTGTCGCGACCGCAACACGCATCGCCGTCGAGATCGTCCGCCGCAAGCCTGATCAGATCGGCTTTGCCGTCCAGCCGCGCAGATGGGTCGTCGAGCGCTTCTTCGCCTGGATCAATCGAAATCGGCGCCTCTGGAAGGATGCCGAAGCGACAATCGCATCGGCGACAGCTTTCCTCCATGCGGCGGCCGCAATGGTCCTCATCCGCCGCATCGCGCGAAATTCGTGA